Proteins encoded together in one Pectinophora gossypiella chromosome 20, ilPecGoss1.1, whole genome shotgun sequence window:
- the LOC126376403 gene encoding N-glycosylase/DNA lyase, translated as MTWYKLMCNCQELQLIGTLNGGQSFRWTHNKDTDEWLGVFSKTVWKLRQKEDYLHYEVIGSLLNDTPKIGTKRKNGVAKVDSEDLYKKLLQDYFRLDVNLSEYYKEWSEKDELFRSVCKQFYGIRMLNQEPVENLFSFICSQNNHISRISSLVEKLCTHYGEVICEYEGITYHAFPEAEKLSQPQVESELRKLGFGYRAKFIQKSAAAIVDAGGENWFAALKEMKYKEARAELMKLQGIGPKVADCICLMSLGHLSALPVDTHVYQIAAQHYLPHLRGKKSVTEKMYVEIGDHFRALYGDYTGWAHTVLFCADLKKFQNGTETASTKSKKKC; from the exons ATGACTTGGTACAAATTAATGTGCAATTGCCAAGAACTTCAATTGATAGGTACATTAAACGGCGGTCAAAGCTTTAG ATGGACACACAATAAAGACACAGATGAATGGCTAGGTGTTTTCTCGAAAACTGTCTGGAAATTACGACAAAAAGAGGATTATTTGCATTATGAAGTGATTGGCAGTTTATTGAATGATACGCCTAAAATTGGCACGAAAAGAAAAAACGGGGTGGCAAAAGTTGATAGCGAAGATCTTTACAAGAAGTTGCTTCAAGATTATTTCCGTCTCGATGTGAATTTAAGTGAATATTATAAGGAATGGTCTGAAAAAGATGAATTGTTCAGATCAGTTTGTAAACAGTTTTATGGAATCAGAATGTTGAATCAGGAACCCGTGGAGAACTTGTTCTCTTTTATATGTAGTCAGAATAATCACATATCAAG gaTATCCAGTTTAGTAGAGAAGCTGTGTACTCATTATGGGGAGGTAATATGTGAGTATGAGGGAATCACTTACCACGCATTTCCTGAAGCCGAGAAGCTGTCACAGCCACAG GTAGAATCAGAACTAAGAAAGCTAGGATTTGGCTACAGAGCGAAGTTCATCCAGAAATCGGCTGCAGCTATTGTGGATGCTGGTGGCGAGAACTGGTTCGCAGCTCTGAAGGAAATGAAGTATAAGGAAGCCAGGGCTGAGCTCATGAAACTGCAGGGCATAGGGCCCAAG GTAGCAGACTGTATATGCCTCATGTCGCTGGGCCACCTATCAGCCCTGCCGGTTGACACCCACGTGTACCAAATAGCGGCCCAACATTACCTGCCCCACCTGCGAGGCAAGAAGAGCGTGACGGAGAAAATGTACGTGGAAATCGGTGATCATTTCCGCGCGCTATATGGCGATTACACTGGTTGGGCGCATACG gTTCTGTTTTGTGCAGATTTAAAAAAGTTCCAAAACGGCACTGAAACAGCCTCTACGAAGTCTAAAAAGAAGTGCTAA